The Macadamia integrifolia cultivar HAES 741 unplaced genomic scaffold, SCU_Mint_v3 scaffold151, whole genome shotgun sequence sequence CCCGACCCCCTGTGGCTGCAAGCCTGCAGCCTCCCAGCtgggcctctctctctctctctctctctctctgagccTCTCCACAGCCCCTGTACCATACCCCTCTTTAAATCCCACCTCCAACCAACTGTTTGCAACTGTCTCCCATCACCCCAATCTCCGGAGAACTGAGTTTTAATTTCTGTTGTAGCTTTTGACTTTACCGCAGCAAACAGGGGTCAGGTAATGCAAGGCTGGCCTTGAAATCTAAAGGGTCTATTGATGAGATCAATGCCTGCATCGTTGATAATTTCTTTTCATATGATCATTCATTCAACCAAGATTACCTAGGTGTGTATTTTGAAGATGTAAGTAGAGCATAGAAAGCCATCATGCTCCCAATTAGCCCACCGAGCCGAACATGTGTGGTGCTCCTGAATCTTACAATGTAACTGGGCTGgatgtgtagaaacgcaaccctaaaacgatgcaaaagataatggaaaaacagaacaaacaatgcacatagatttacgaggttcggaaggttgcctacgtcctcggtgagatgagatcttgcttcactatcaatggagaatagggttacaacgcttgtccctcacacctttcagtattgcttgcattactgagaaagaaacccttactacaaatatatagaaaaaaaaccctaatccggaaagtataaaactgccctcaaataaaaaattcgagcgggggaccgccgtcctgcctgtcgaggcgctgcaccagtactccctggattaaactgtgacagagtacaagacatcgtacaccaacaggaTGTACCTTGGATTTTATCATTATTGACTTGTACTCAGTAAggttgcgtacattatgacccccAACCCCTCAATAGTGGGAGTCTCGTGCACTGGTTACACCCTTTACTCAGTAAAATGTCTTGGTGCCCTATATTTTCCACAATCTGTTGCTTGGTCTTGTTAATGGTTATACCTTCTtccatattcttttattttcttatgctGCTAGAAGGAAGTTCGTAGCTTCTGATGCTTGTTGGATTAATAAGAATTGTCTGCCGATTTTGTTCTCTATAATCACTTTGTAGGAAGAAGAACtttatgaaattgaaatccCACTGAGTTTCATAGCATCTGTGGGCACTAGAGTTCATGGGCTGGCTTGCTGGTTCGATGTGTTATTTGATGGGAGGTAACCATTTGTTCTATCACTTTATTTTCTGGTGTATCACTCCCCCTTTCAGCTCCTTCTGTGTTCTTGCATTGGGGTATTATTTCTGGTTTTTGTTCTTGCGAGGGCCACGCATAGTTGTTTACACAACCATCTTTGCTCATTGGATCTGCAGTTCTGTACAGAGATGGCTTACTACTGCTCCTGGTGCACCTACAACCCACTGGTACCAGCTACGGTGTGTTCTTTCTCAGCCAATATATGTCATGGCTGGACAAGAAATTACTGGACAACTCCACATGGCTGCACACAATGCTCAAAGCTACACAATGCACCTAACTATGTCAGGTTGGGTTTCCTTTGCTGTTCAAGTTGCATTGAGGTTCCCTTGGTTTCTTTCCACACCCACAAAAAGGAAGGTTCCCTTGGTTTCTAACATTTTGCAAACTATTTTGACAGCTAAAATGTGGGGTGCTGGAGCTGAACAAGATGGAATACTTCAGACATCGTCATGCAAACTTGATCTTAAGGAACCATACTATCGAATCGCTCAACCACAGGCATATGCATGGGCCCAAGATCAGCAACCACATCAGCTAACACAATCACAGGTATGCACTGTGTTAATTTAATCCCCTTTCCCTGGTTGtcagataaataaataaagagccAATTTCTGGGGGATaagcaaataaaaaagattttCGAATAGAGAGGATTCAGTAgccgacctcatttagttgggatatcATTGAGTTGGGTTGTGCAAATAAATAAACAGCTGATTTCTAAGGGGTTTATCTAGAATCGGATATCATCTGTTGCAATTCTTAAGATTGATCATACTGGCACCCCTAAGTGCAATGGTGATCCTTCACAGGTACATTGTTACAGACTTACAGTACTCCCAAGTTCCACCCATTAGTAGCCATCTTTTAAGCCTCACTATCTACCAATCTATTGCTACATGAGTCCCTATACAGTATCAATGAAATACTAGTTTTTTTCTGATATTATTTCATCGTCAGAGTTTCAGTAGTCATGCAACAAATTAAGATTTGGTCAACTAAGTATTCTTAAATACTCTTAGATGAATGATAACACTAAAAGAGGAATAATAGTCGAGCACAAACAAGAGGGCCTATTACAATGGAAGGGCAGGCAACATGGTGCGTGGTGTAACATGCCCCCCTGCCTCCCcatccccccccacccccaccaaaaaaaaaaaaaaaaaaaaaaaaaaaaaaaaaaaacaaagggtaTGATACAACGGAACATTTAGCAAGAACGAGTTGATGGACTGAATTGGCACTATGGGAACTCCTCTCCATTAATAGATTAGTTTGAGTCGGTCTTCTACTACTGCTAtcatttcttctttgttcttgttGTGGTAATAGAGGGTGAGTCCTTGCCTGGTTGTTGGCCTATATTTCTTGTAAATAAAATTGCAGTTATTTATTCCCCCCACCCTCCCCCTCTCCATTAATAGATTAGTTTGAGTCAGTCTTCTACTACTACTAtcatttcttctttgttcttcttgTGGTAATAGAGGGTGAGGCCTTGCCTGGTTGTTGGCCTGTCCTTCTTGTAAATAAAATTGCCGTTATttatcccctccccctccccccccccccccccatccccAGGAAAAAAGATCAGGAAGTGACCATGATAATAGGGTTATCAGTAAGTATATGAACATTGAATTCCATCTAATGTCTCTGAATATTCTGTTATTCTCCTCTGAAATACTCCATATTCAAAGTGAAATGCTTAAATTAATAAACCGATCCAATCCCAAATCTATTTATCTTTCTGGTACCCAATCTAGTAAAACATGTTACCCATGAGTTAAATGAGCAGAAGTTTGTGATTCAAGGGGTCAAGAATCTCACATAGCAACCCAAGCCTTTACAGGTAGCTCAAAGAAGGTTCTTTGTCTTGCTAACCTTATATTCTGATTCTGCTTGACTTTCTAGTACTTCTGGTTCTGTGCCTTCTTCCAGTTATGGGGTCAAGTTGGAAGTCAGTGTTTCCTGAAATCAAAGAGATTGACAACTGAACTTTCTTCTGGCTAATAGCAAAGTTCCTTTGGGATAACTACTGACTAAAAAGGAATTAAATTCAGTGCCCCGCTAGTCAAGGAATTAAATCTGacatttgaaattcaaattccGAAATTTCTAGCACTAAACATTCGTATTGGTGGACTTGcaaaaatgatttgattttctatttctttaccCGTTATCTGGAACTCAGGCAAGAAGGTTTGGTGAAGGGGAATCCATGGAGACACCCTTATATCTGAATCCACCCTTTGATGACCCAGCATTCAGAATCAGGAAATTTTCAACTGTAATTTTATGGTCCCATAATGGATGAGCTGCCTTGTTTCTGTTAGCAAGTGTTGAATCTTGACTCGTTTGATCATCCTATAACTGGGAATATCCCTTTATTTGCAGGATACTATGGAGCCTGGCTTAGTGCAGCAACTGTCACAGGATTCTGGGTCTTCGTTGGCTCGATGATAGAGAAGAACGGTTTCAATTCTAAAGGTGAGAATGAAGTTTTCGATATGGATGGCATTGTTATGCTTGTAGCATATGCTTTCACCCAAAGCCGACTGTGTAGGGTATTAAAATTATCCACCATGTGGATTATGATATTTAACCAGCCTGAGTGAAGCTGTGTAGATACATTTATATTTATTGGTTACTACATGATTTTTTGTTGGATGGACTTGTGTTTCGCAGTAAAAGCTATGAATAGTAATTTACTCTGGGAATAGGGCAGAAGATGGGTCGTACATCTGATCTGACATAGGAATGCATACTATCGTAATTGCAGTTGTTTCATGTAGAAGctgatcaagaaaaaaaatatgataactatggatttttttttctcggaCATGGTTCCTCACTTTTCTCTGCAATCCTTACCTTGAACTGTTTGAATTAATTTTCACTTAATAGGGGTGGGAGTGTAAACTTGGTCTTATTTTTGGACAAATAGAAtgccctttatttttttattttttttcccctggtGCAAGACCCACTCTGAGGCTAGACAAGGGACCCATGAAGGGCCAGTCCCACTGGGTTACCCTTATTAGTGACTACTAAACTACTGCTTTTTCAAGAAGGGGGTTGGGTAGGACTGAGGATACCTTCCGTGGACTTGCAGTAGACCGAACTGTCTATATGCCTGCACATCCCAATTGGATGTCCAGcttgggaaaagaagaaaagaggaaagctaGTCTTAAAGTATTTTCCGTATATTGGTACCCCACTTTCTTCCTCGTAAAGCAAAAGATGCTAGTTTGTATCTACAGTCCGGGACTTCAACAAGAATCATATTAATTAGTTCCACACCATTAAGTTAAATTACTACTTACGTCTAAGCTTCTTAATAAAATGAGATTAACAAGCAATGAAGATTGGACAAGACAATGTGCTAGGTGCAATTAAGAAAAGGTCAACAATTGGGGAGAGGCTGTTTGGGTTCACCATAtgattggagaggatccaaaatTAGTGGGGATACAAGAGAGGAGAAAGCACATGCAGCACAAGGTGAAGGTAGTAGACAACAAGCCAAAGACCTACTTGCACTACTCTAGCTGACAATTTTTTATAAACTTGTATTATCTTGGTAAGTGAGGAGATTTGAACCACCATGTCAAAAGACATCAGTATTAACCTTATTTCAATAACTTCAAGAGTTCTGAAGACTAACTGCTATgatggttttgttttgttttttgttttttttttttttaaaccaaggtGTTTGGGTCAGCTTacacgcacctcgactaattctCGAGGGACTGTTATAATGCTATCAGTGTCACTGTTTCAAGAAACTATCAGATTGGTCAAATCGGCCGTGATTGATTCTGATATGGCCAATTCTAGAGATAGTTGGGCATTCTAATTGGTGGggttgattctagggtttttgagaCCCATTCCATCCGATTTCGATCTTAATCAACATTGATTGATTTAAACCCTGCATTCAATTTTCATAACCCTGATCCCAATTGGTTGGTGCCTTGCCAGTAAAATGCAGAGTCCAAGTTTGAGAATAGCTCCAATTTTAAAGCAACCTGAAGATCCAACCTCATAGCTGCACAATTAGGGAAACTTCTGGGTCTATCTTTTAGGGCAACACACGTAAAAAAGATCTATGAAAATTCCAAGATCCATTGTCTTTCACCACAACGAGGCTTGTAGTCACCCAGTTATGAACTTCATGATTAATCTGGCTTGTAATGTTGCTAATAGCAAAGGGACCCATGAGAGATCTCAGATTGATGTATTAAACTCTGATATTTAAGTTTATAACTCCCCATAACAAGAGAAGTCACTATCATCTCAGACGAGAGCACCACAACCAGCAACCATTCTTTTGATGAAGGCACCTTCTGAATTTAGATTTACCCTAACCTtgtattaagggtgttaatcgattcggtttcggtttaaatggtgcaaattggttcggttcacatttatttgattaaaaccataaccgtaccatttactaaacggttccactttctaaaaccgtgaccgtttagtaaacggttttggttttcacggtttctaaacggtgtcagtttcatggttttaaacagttttggtttcggtttatttcatatggtttgtaaaacggttcacaatcggtttgttataacttgcaaccatctctaaactaaagatcataagcttgtcaaaaaataattggcaaccacaaatgagagattctatattaacgatggtatgtcttaatttgataatctagtgctatttctttgcatggtcattctcaaacatttagaactaatatcatataACATCTAAATCCAACCTTCTAcaagataaaatattaaaatgacaggtggttcagccaaaacaccccatttatgataacataataacatagtaacatatatggattacaagttcatgatctaaagcctaaacttgaactgaattgcaataaatcacaccaaagcaggatggacacttaatttaattgttaattgttatacggattactaccctttctttatttaattgttatacggattaatcgaaTCAGTTTAAACGATTTTAAACGGTTCGGTTTAAACGATTttaattcgatttgaaaccaatggattcTGCGGTTAAAACCCATtcgacccgtttagctaatcgacctgaaacttgaaatcataaCCGCACAATTTCTTAAACGATTTTACAGTTTCAGTGTAAACAGATTTATTTGATTCCGATAAATGATTTCGATTATAAATTCATATCCTTACCTTGTATAGGGGTAGCGCAAAAAGAGATTCCCTTAAGAGGGATTGTTGATTGATGAAGGGAAGTCAATGAAGGCAGCCGCCAAGTCTTGCGCCATCCTATtagccaaaaataaaattttatttgagtCCAGTTGAAACACGTTCAAAAGTTTCAGATTTGTTATGCGCCAGATCTCCCAAGAAAGAACATCATTAAATTGGACTAGTTTTCTACACTCTCCTATAGAAACAGGGGACCTCAAACCCAAACCACAGAGAGCCGAAGACAGAAAGGAGATCCATGAGAGCCTCCAAACAAAGGcttcaaaaaaaatttgtttttttttttttttttggggtgtggggtgggggAGTGGGGGTGTGTGTGTTGGGGTTGATGGAGGGGTGTTAAAGAGGGTAGATTTCTAAGTGAAGGATGAGGGAGGATTTGGTCTAGGTTCATGTAGGAGGAGAGAATAGCATCTGTTACCACCTTTATTCAAGCTCTCAACATCACCTTGagatttcctcttttttttttttttgggtgcacgATGGCCCTTTGAATTTTCTTTCTGAAACAACCTTACTATGTGGTTTTAGAATCCCTCCTGTTGACTTACTTTAATTCAgatctctctctccaaaaaatTTCCACATGCTTCCAAATTAATGACACTGAATTTCTTCACATGCTTCCAGATTGTGTGGAATATTGTTTCTGCAAATGCCAAAAGACCCAAAAGCCCAACACTGTACTCCCATTACTTCTTAGGAATTTAGAACTATCCCAGTTGCAGTAAATCAATAACAATGTatgctaccaaaaaaaaaaaaaaccatcagtTGAGATTTGAGATGCTACAAAAAACAGAAGCATCAATTTCGAACACAAAATGAActctgtttccttttttatataaattataGCTTTAGACACTcatcaaaagaaggaaaatttgttCAAAATAGAATTAATCTCCAAGACTAACTTGCAAAGAAACTAGCAACATCATACAAGATATGAATGTATAAAGAAGCTTATTACAATTTTTCTTAACAACGAACACAATGGGGCTTGAAAGAGGATGATCTCTAACTCTCCAGTCTTTAATCTGGAGTTCAAAAGCAGCAGAACACCTTCGCATTCTTAATCTGGAGATGGAGATAGAACTCGCCATGGATGGTCACTGGTAAGAACCCATTAAGACTCAGGAAGAGGAGGATACCTTGACAGCTTTGAACGAGGGATGAAGCAAACCAAGTTCATCTTTGACCTCTAAAGGATTGCTTGTTTCGTTCCGGGTCCTCTTCACTCTCCGGCTACCAAGAGATTTGTGGGTGAACCCATAAATTTGCAGAATCTGATTGTCCCCAAAATTAAACGCTCGATCCATCTGCTTCAAGCACCTCTCCACAGAGTAATCCCCAAATTTCCCACATGGTTTGCAACCCACAAAGTGAGTAACCAGAGGCCATCGGTGGTCGCCCAGGCCTGGGTGATACTTCTCCATATACTCCTCGTAGTTATCGACCAGGATTCCCCAGTACCCATGTAGGTAATAAGCACTCTCGAGATAGACCTTGTCGCCCCACTGATCTCTCTGCGTGGCGAGGAGGTAAACCATGGCAGACTGATCGTCAGCTTCGAAAACTGGCCGGCCCTTGAGCTCCCTTGTGAGGATCTTTCCAGCATCGTCTCTGATCTTCCCTTTCGGCCCCATGGGAGCCCAAGCATCAAGCATGTCGAGCGACCATTGACAGTTCCTCAGAAGGAAACTCCCCGTATTCAGCCCAATCCAATTCTTTTCATCGTATACCATCTCATTCCAGCCGTGCATCACAAAGTTATGATCTTTGTATCGTTCCCATGGAATTTCAAAAGCCATATCGGTGAACATGGCATCACTATCCATCCACCAAAGGAATTCTATCTCCGGATGAGACAACAAGAGCTTACGAATCAAGGGAAGCTTCGCCCAGAAACCCGCCATCTCAGCATCAAGAAGCGCCATATTGTAAAAGATCTCGATTGCGTGGAGACGGCAGTAATCAATCTTGTTCTTGATCGACTTCAAGAGGTAATGATCACCGACTGGATTCTCACACGGTTTCGGCGAGGACCCTGTAACGAGCAGAACCCTAGGCTTGTTAGGAGCAATGAAATTGGGGAAACCAGGGTTCTCTGTAAGCCATTTCGCTCGCTGCTCGTTCCAATCAGAAATCTTAGGGCCAAGAGTATAGGGTTTGTTAGGATCTGGCTTCTCGTCGTCTCCTTCCTCGTCAACCGCTATCTTGGACGGATCAAAGGTTCCGTAATTGTTATTTTCCGTAGTATCTGCCGTCGTAGTCTGCGCTTCTACAAGAACACGATGAGGCTCAGCCCTTTTGCGGAAGTAAAGATGATCCCTTATCTCCTCAAAATCCTGTTCAGGAGTGCCGAATTTTCCAGCCCCTATGTAGCTGCGAAGCATAATAACGGTCATGAATAGACAGAGAAGCGTGATCTTACCATGCCGAAGAGCTCTCTGGATTTGTCGAACACGACGAGCTCCAAGGCAACGCTCCAgcattttgtttctctttccaagatcttctacttcttcttcttctggtttCTACCTTTCTCTATCAGATCGGAAACCCCAAACTCAAACAGGAATCGGTTGCCAGATTGACCTCAGGATCTGAACAAGATGTGTGGTAGGGTTTGCTCCATCCAAAATGGAGACTCAACCATACTTTTTCCTACTGACAGGCTTGAATCTCTGTATAAAAACTCCGACTTTAACAGGAACTGGAGCTGCAATGGCTTTGGGAAGCTCAAGATCTCCAATACTTAGCTCTATGTCGGTGGAGAATAAGAAGAGTAACAGAGAGacggagagagagggaagagtaTGTCTTCGGACTTCGGACACTTTTGTCTCTTTTCTTTCTACTTTCTTGCCCATATGCGCGAGCCTTATAAATTGATGATAGAGATTCCCTTGATTAAATTATTCTTTTGGGACCCACCACGCGGCGAGGGATTTGGGCTGGAATGGCAATATAATATGTAAGGGGAGGAGATGGTAATTTGAGTTAGCACCAAAATGGTTCTatgtttcaccaaaaaaaaaaaaatggtcctaTGTTTTGACATCTGACAATCCGTATCAGTATCATGGGTACACTCTAGGTAGGGCGGCAGGGGTGTCAAAATCGGAAATGGAATTCGGGATCATCTCGTGTTTAATCAGTAATTTAACGATTCTTAGTATCTAAAGTACAATTGTTGAATCATCGTATCGTTTGAACGTATGTCGATTGTTCAGGTAATTAAGGGTTGATCTGGGCAATCGCTGCTCAAAGGAAAAACCAAATCCATCAAAACCTAACTCAAATAGATGAAACCAATTGAAatgatcaaaatcaaactaaatcaaaaccgatatgagtttattggatcatgttttgaACTAAAGTTTTGTGAGATCGATATAAATCAGATCgtgttttaataaaaaaaaatatatatataaatcagaTCATATTGAAATCAATTAGACATTGAACTAAATTTaaacaaatcaaaacaaaactaaTATGACCTCATAAAAACCAATATTGAACCAAAATTCATAAGAAATAcatttcttttcatatttttgaatatatttacatgttaaaagaaaaaaaaaatatttatatagtaaaccaaattcaaactgaaatcaaatcgatAGTAAACTG is a genomic window containing:
- the LOC122064056 gene encoding xyloglucan 6-xylosyltransferase 2-like codes for the protein MLERCLGARRVRQIQRALRHGKITLLCLFMTVIMLRSYIGAGKFGTPEQDFEEIRDHLYFRKRAEPHRVLVEAQTTTADTTENNNYGTFDPSKIAVDEEGDDEKPDPNKPYTLGPKISDWNEQRAKWLTENPGFPNFIAPNKPRVLLVTGSSPKPCENPVGDHYLLKSIKNKIDYCRLHAIEIFYNMALLDAEMAGFWAKLPLIRKLLLSHPEIEFLWWMDSDAMFTDMAFEIPWERYKDHNFVMHGWNEMVYDEKNWIGLNTGSFLLRNCQWSLDMLDAWAPMGPKGKIRDDAGKILTRELKGRPVFEADDQSAMVYLLATQRDQWGDKVYLESAYYLHGYWGILVDNYEEYMEKYHPGLGDHRWPLVTHFVGCKPCGKFGDYSVERCLKQMDRAFNFGDNQILQIYGFTHKSLGSRRVKRTRNETSNPLEVKDELGLLHPSFKAVKVSSSS